A portion of the Candidatus Sysuiplasma jiujiangense genome contains these proteins:
- a CDS encoding CHAD domain-containing protein: MTISIRRYEVSAPAFLQRYFRYLQSLQDRLESFIILPGAEEMHDLRIAIRKLRVASELLPKSMRNERKLVEYISACKLLFRKSACIRDLDIINERITAYADRGTSAELSRFIEKQRRMHLPGVLEYGNSLNQTRIPDISSDKINSKILSCRFEKVLKKHAAVCDESLRMVAAKKDDANALHRLRKNIRELRYTLELFPENKKIAPTLKTLAEWQQVLGSIRDIDIALFFLKKRKMTSRADDIRKKALRDRSLNYAAFLKLASDDGILDGFRSLKIEPH; encoded by the coding sequence ATGACTATCTCCATACGCAGATATGAGGTTTCAGCGCCTGCTTTCCTGCAGCGCTATTTCCGATATCTACAATCCCTTCAGGATAGGCTTGAGAGTTTCATCATCCTACCGGGAGCTGAGGAAATGCACGATCTGAGGATTGCAATAAGAAAATTGAGAGTTGCCTCTGAACTTCTTCCGAAATCCATGCGGAATGAACGCAAGCTGGTGGAGTACATTTCAGCATGCAAACTGCTCTTCAGGAAAAGCGCCTGTATAAGAGATCTGGACATCATCAATGAGCGTATCACGGCATATGCGGACAGGGGCACCAGTGCGGAGTTATCACGTTTTATTGAAAAACAGAGGAGGATGCACTTACCCGGCGTTCTTGAGTATGGAAATTCACTCAATCAGACCCGCATTCCAGACATTTCATCCGATAAGATTAACAGCAAAATATTGAGCTGCCGATTCGAAAAGGTCCTAAAGAAGCATGCAGCGGTTTGCGATGAAAGCCTCAGAATGGTTGCCGCCAAAAAGGATGATGCCAACGCTCTGCACAGGCTTAGAAAGAACATAAGGGAACTGCGATATACACTGGAACTTTTCCCGGAAAACAAGAAGATAGCTCCCACTCTCAAAACTCTCGCAGAATGGCAGCAGGTACTCGGCTCAATAAGAGATATAGACATCGCGCTGTTTTTTCTGAAGAAGCGGAAGATGACTTCCCGTGCAGATGATATCCGGAAGAAGGCGCTGAGAGACAGGAGCCTGAATTATGCCGCCTTTCTGAAACTGGCGTCTGATGACGGCATATTGGATGGCTTCCGTTCTCTGAAGATTGAACCGCATTGA
- a CDS encoding 30S ribosomal protein S15, translated as MSRMHSSRKGKASSKKPAVTSSPQWVQASREDVTDQIIQMGKLGRPASQIGLIMRDQYGVPNVKLLTGKPIIQILEEAGIKPQLPEDLGSLIERVKTVSVHTNENRSDHSAERGLQLIESKIRRLSKYYIREGVIPSNWKYSPESK; from the coding sequence ATGTCCAGAATGCATTCCAGTCGTAAGGGCAAAGCATCATCAAAGAAGCCGGCAGTGACCTCAAGCCCTCAATGGGTTCAGGCTAGCAGGGAGGATGTTACAGATCAGATAATACAGATGGGTAAACTCGGTAGACCTGCCTCCCAGATAGGGCTTATCATGCGCGATCAGTACGGTGTTCCGAATGTCAAGCTGCTTACAGGCAAGCCTATCATACAGATTCTGGAGGAAGCAGGCATTAAGCCTCAACTTCCAGAAGATCTTGGCTCTCTTATTGAAAGGGTCAAAACGGTATCAGTACACACAAATGAAAACAGGAGCGATCATAGCGCAGAGAGGGGTCTCCAGCTGATAGAATCGAAGATCCGCAGGCTTTCCAAATATTATATCAGGGAAGGGGTAATACCTTCGAACTGGAAATATTCACCAGAGAGCAAGTGA
- a CDS encoding bifunctional N(6)-L-threonylcarbamoyladenine synthase/serine/threonine protein kinase: MICLGIEGTAHTVGVGIVTSDRKILAEASDMYRPPKGGIHPREAANHHAEFVVPLIEKSIENAGILPEMIDVVAFSQGPGLGPCLRTVATAARAVSLSLDRPIIGVNHCVAHLEIGRMNCDAKDPLMLYCSGGNTQVIAYAGGRYRVFGETMDIGVGNLLDKLGIIAGLGFYAGPKIEELASKGSDLLDLPYSVKGMDVSFSGILTAARQHLHNGCRIEDLCFSVQETVFAMLTEVTERAVAQAEKNEILLAGGVARNRRLVEMVKTMAGERGAAVYEPPYRYLVDNGVMIAWNGILAYSSGQRMPLEKTLINQRYRTDQVSVTWR, from the coding sequence GTGATATGTCTTGGTATTGAAGGTACGGCACACACCGTGGGTGTCGGGATCGTGACATCAGATCGCAAAATCCTTGCAGAGGCGAGTGACATGTACAGACCGCCGAAGGGCGGGATACACCCTCGGGAGGCTGCCAACCATCATGCAGAGTTCGTTGTCCCTCTGATCGAGAAGAGCATTGAAAACGCAGGTATTTTGCCTGAAATGATAGATGTTGTGGCCTTTTCACAGGGCCCTGGTCTTGGGCCCTGTCTTAGAACAGTCGCGACTGCCGCCAGGGCAGTTTCACTGTCGCTTGACAGGCCGATAATTGGTGTAAATCACTGCGTCGCACACCTCGAGATTGGCAGGATGAACTGTGATGCGAAGGATCCGCTGATGCTTTACTGTTCGGGTGGAAACACACAGGTTATTGCCTATGCCGGAGGACGGTACAGGGTATTCGGTGAAACAATGGACATCGGCGTTGGAAATCTGCTGGACAAACTCGGCATCATAGCCGGGCTGGGTTTCTATGCCGGGCCTAAGATTGAGGAACTGGCGTCTAAAGGCAGTGACCTCCTTGATCTGCCCTATTCTGTAAAGGGGATGGATGTTTCTTTCTCCGGGATTCTCACTGCCGCAAGACAGCATCTTCACAACGGCTGCAGAATAGAGGATCTATGTTTCTCAGTTCAGGAAACGGTATTCGCAATGCTTACAGAAGTAACAGAGAGGGCTGTCGCACAGGCGGAAAAAAACGAAATACTGCTTGCGGGAGGTGTTGCTAGGAACAGGAGACTTGTGGAAATGGTGAAAACGATGGCAGGGGAGCGTGGTGCAGCTGTCTATGAGCCCCCCTACAGATATCTGGTTGACAACGGTGTGATGATTGCATGGAACGGAATACTTGCATATTCTTCAGGACAGAGAATGCCGCTTGAGAAAACGTTGATAAACCAGAGATACAGGACAGATCAGGTCAGTGTTACGTGGCGCTGA
- a CDS encoding peptidylprolyl isomerase: protein MSTALVETNMGNIKIELFDSVMPLTAGNFRKLVEKNFYNGVIFHRVIPGFMIQGGDPTGTGMGGPGYSIKDEFAPGNRNNRGTISMANAGPNTGGSQFFINVADNNFLDSKHPVFGRVLEGMDTVDRISNVLRNRSDKPLKDVVIQRVSIL, encoded by the coding sequence ATGTCTACAGCACTCGTTGAGACAAACATGGGAAACATAAAGATTGAGCTATTTGACAGTGTAATGCCTTTAACTGCCGGAAATTTCAGGAAACTCGTGGAGAAGAACTTTTACAACGGTGTTATTTTTCACAGAGTGATACCAGGTTTCATGATTCAGGGAGGCGATCCTACTGGAACCGGAATGGGCGGTCCGGGTTATTCGATCAAGGATGAATTTGCACCGGGCAACAGGAATAACAGAGGAACAATTTCCATGGCAAATGCCGGTCCGAATACCGGCGGGAGCCAGTTCTTCATAAATGTGGCAGACAATAACTTCCTCGATTCGAAACATCCGGTTTTCGGAAGAGTCCTTGAAGGAATGGATACCGTAGACAGGATAAGCAATGTCCTGCGCAACAGGAGTGACAAACCACTGAAGGATGTTGTAATTCAGCGTGTTTCAATCCTTTGA
- a CDS encoding DHH family phosphoesterase: protein MTDLELHRVLQERLNDAKSALLNCNGEIVRVVSHYDSDGISSASVLTLMLSRMGLPFHATMSRSLDRHVIEKLRKEQRNIFIFSDMGSGQLDMLRELNSTIIVLDHHKAVGDVNDGDKVIHVNPSLFGSNGTTEISGSTTCFLLAQHVDSRNWDASPQALAGAYGDMQHLGGFKGLNEAILQNAIQRNVLYGRKMLSLQGSNLIESLKLSPEPYFTGLTGREENIIKYFGMFGIDTTKPYASYDADDVRKVSSVLMAVLASNGVDFENVSQIIATHYFLPGREISISELSSLANSCGRTENYSTGLALELGDRSALDEARKLRNEYNSRIVERMIPLEGGIEQLNSIQYFGSDDASLSGALCGLYMSFVGKKDKPTIVYSKSGSELKISARGTRKLVSEGLDLAASLSKSAAECGGQGGGHVIASGASVPVGKMDIFLKMVDEITSEQLKRNVSAT from the coding sequence ATGACTGACCTTGAACTGCACCGCGTCCTCCAGGAACGGCTGAACGATGCGAAATCTGCACTTCTGAACTGTAATGGTGAGATAGTAAGGGTGGTAAGCCATTATGATTCCGATGGAATAAGTTCTGCATCAGTTCTCACATTGATGCTGTCCAGGATGGGGCTGCCATTCCATGCGACGATGTCCAGGAGCCTGGACAGGCATGTCATCGAAAAACTCAGGAAAGAGCAGAGAAATATCTTCATCTTCTCAGACATGGGCAGCGGCCAGCTTGATATGCTGCGGGAACTCAACTCAACAATTATTGTCCTGGATCACCATAAAGCGGTCGGTGACGTTAATGATGGCGATAAAGTCATTCATGTCAATCCTTCCTTGTTCGGCTCAAACGGAACAACCGAAATCAGCGGCTCAACAACCTGTTTTCTCCTTGCCCAGCATGTGGACAGCAGAAACTGGGATGCATCTCCGCAGGCCCTCGCAGGCGCATACGGCGACATGCAGCACCTGGGCGGATTCAAAGGATTGAACGAAGCAATTCTGCAGAACGCCATTCAGAGGAACGTGCTGTATGGTAGGAAGATGCTGTCCCTCCAGGGATCAAATCTCATAGAATCGCTTAAACTTTCCCCGGAACCGTATTTTACCGGTCTGACAGGCAGGGAGGAAAATATAATCAAGTATTTTGGCATGTTTGGCATAGATACCACAAAGCCATATGCCTCTTATGATGCAGACGACGTCAGGAAAGTATCCAGCGTTCTAATGGCTGTCCTTGCCTCAAACGGCGTTGATTTTGAAAATGTTTCACAGATTATCGCAACCCACTACTTTCTGCCGGGAAGGGAAATCAGCATATCGGAACTCTCCAGCCTCGCAAACTCCTGCGGAAGGACGGAAAACTATTCCACCGGCCTTGCATTAGAGCTCGGCGACAGATCCGCGCTCGACGAAGCGAGGAAGCTCAGAAATGAATATAATTCAAGAATAGTCGAGAGAATGATTCCGCTTGAAGGAGGGATAGAGCAGTTGAACAGTATTCAGTATTTCGGTTCGGACGACGCCTCTCTGTCCGGGGCGCTCTGCGGCCTGTATATGTCATTTGTTGGAAAAAAGGACAAGCCGACAATTGTATACTCGAAGTCCGGGAGCGAATTAAAAATCAGCGCACGGGGAACCAGAAAACTTGTTTCGGAAGGCCTCGATTTGGCAGCCAGTCTGTCAAAATCGGCAGCAGAGTGCGGCGGTCAGGGTGGAGGGCATGTAATTGCCTCCGGCGCATCTGTTCCTGTCGGCAAGATGGATATTTTCCTCAAAATGGTGGATGAAATTACATCAGAGCAGCTCAAGCGAAATGTCAGCGCCACGTAA
- a CDS encoding transcriptional regulator, with protein sequence MVELSPVEEIIVKVMEELGATNDTAIRTADDITKKCGKPKGLVANSLQSLAQKGIIKRIAREKAAGYYLLKKQQPPS encoded by the coding sequence ATGGTCGAATTATCACCGGTTGAGGAAATCATAGTCAAGGTAATGGAAGAGCTTGGAGCTACGAACGACACCGCCATCAGGACAGCCGACGACATTACGAAGAAGTGCGGAAAGCCCAAAGGACTTGTGGCAAATTCGCTGCAGAGCCTTGCACAGAAGGGAATTATCAAAAGAATTGCAAGGGAGAAGGCTGCCGGATATTATCTGCTGAAGAAGCAGCAGCCGCCCTCCTGA
- a CDS encoding thymidylate kinase → MEIETRSKIRPRPVVFYDEGISYIKNLKVKGRLIVIEGPDGSGRSTNIEMIMGKLEAEGHAVVTTGLKRSELIGPGILEAKRNLSLGDKTLALFYAADFADRLEHNIIPAMKAGYVVLADRYIYTLMARNAVRGISRVWSHRLFGFAIKPDLTFYLDVKAGELFHRIFQKYGYLDYYESGGDIEHADNLYTSFIRYQKRIAREFRRIERKYGINEINGERPISEVSADLQRRINDYLHTQI, encoded by the coding sequence ATGGAGATAGAAACACGCAGTAAAATAAGACCCCGGCCAGTCGTATTTTACGATGAAGGCATATCTTACATCAAGAATCTAAAAGTGAAGGGGCGCCTCATAGTTATTGAGGGACCTGATGGTTCCGGCAGAAGTACCAATATCGAAATGATCATGGGCAAGCTCGAGGCAGAGGGCCATGCCGTTGTCACGACGGGGCTGAAAAGATCGGAACTCATTGGTCCAGGAATACTTGAAGCGAAGCGCAATCTTTCCCTTGGAGACAAGACGCTCGCTCTATTTTACGCTGCAGATTTTGCAGACAGACTGGAACACAATATCATACCTGCCATGAAGGCTGGTTACGTTGTGCTGGCTGACAGGTATATTTACACCCTGATGGCGAGGAATGCAGTCCGCGGAATAAGCAGGGTTTGGTCGCACAGGCTGTTCGGCTTTGCAATCAAGCCTGATCTTACTTTTTATCTTGATGTGAAAGCTGGGGAACTCTTCCACCGGATATTCCAGAAATACGGCTACCTTGACTACTACGAATCAGGGGGAGACATAGAGCATGCCGACAATCTCTATACCTCCTTCATCCGATACCAGAAAAGGATCGCCAGAGAATTCAGGCGCATAGAGCGGAAATACGGCATCAACGAAATCAATGGAGAGAGACCGATATCTGAAGTCAGTGCCGATCTGCAGAGGAGGATAAATGACTATCTCCATACGCAGATATGA
- the tmk gene encoding dTMP kinase, which produces MSVQPLHPQSRRNGKLIVVEGIDGSGKSTQLHLLDKWLISLGLRTFLTEWNSSEMVRGIISKGKKKDLLTPTTFSLLHATDFADRYERNIFPLIRAGYFVLADRYIYTAYARDVVRGCAESWVRKVYSFAVQPDITLYFRVPVEVAINRILDGRSKLKYYEAGMDLNLSNDPYESYRIFQGRILEQYDLMKRKDGFVIIDGTTDIEVQQALVRKSVMPFIPDGAITTTGRSADGDRNTQ; this is translated from the coding sequence ATGAGCGTTCAGCCACTGCATCCGCAATCAAGGCGGAATGGAAAACTGATAGTTGTCGAAGGAATCGATGGATCGGGAAAGTCCACTCAACTTCATCTTCTGGACAAATGGCTGATAAGTCTAGGTCTCCGGACATTCCTGACAGAATGGAATTCCTCTGAAATGGTCAGGGGAATAATATCCAAGGGCAAAAAGAAGGACCTCCTCACACCCACCACATTCAGTCTGCTTCACGCGACCGACTTTGCTGACAGGTACGAGCGAAACATTTTTCCGCTCATCAGGGCAGGTTATTTCGTCCTGGCAGACAGATACATATACACTGCATATGCGAGAGATGTCGTCAGGGGATGCGCCGAATCGTGGGTGCGAAAAGTTTACAGTTTTGCTGTGCAGCCGGATATCACTTTGTACTTCCGAGTCCCTGTGGAAGTTGCAATAAACAGGATACTCGATGGAAGATCGAAGCTCAAGTATTACGAAGCCGGCATGGATTTGAACCTGAGCAACGATCCCTATGAGAGTTACAGGATCTTCCAGGGCAGGATACTGGAGCAGTATGACCTGATGAAGCGCAAAGACGGATTTGTGATAATCGACGGTACAACAGATATAGAGGTCCAGCAGGCTCTCGTAAGAAAGAGCGTAATGCCGTTCATTCCTGACGGAGCCATTACAACAACCGGGAGGTCGGCAGATGGAGATAGAAACACGCAGTAA
- a CDS encoding acetate--CoA ligase family protein, producing MLSKSQSQESRNSNEKGIEFANLIHPGSLAVVGATETTGRLGNLILKSIADFGYGGRLFPVNPKHDTAFSLKCYHSIADATVENGRPIDMAYLALPEELAGDAIYQCLSAHVRTIVILSSSVAGISSDTDEERKLIHKARESGSIILGPNCLGIHSPSGGITFSSRLKNADGPLVFVSQSGSMSEIFVLSMQERGIGVKAAVSTGNELMVSAEDIISSAAANADVSVIAVYAEQLRNPEQFVDICRSLPADVTLILYKAGTTTSGRKAALSHTGAIGGSYEAYRAIAKKGNAVLVDSYGALVDSVIAASASRRFAGRRIGVISAPGGLCVTLSDALEKHGFELPKFDGKTVVSLKKRLKFKGNLRNPLDLTMAAISNPDLYRTSASEIARTRDFDVLVLGAPTSYSVIPFVERVEQIASETSLPLAVVWQGDDDPVREGTAMLNRAGIPVFDSPEALASSIEVIENAASRKKRRKFTLRPFFGTHAYADGSRGSGGRWLSTEEIAEILQAYGIGNYTESKADSMRDAVENAKSAGFPAVMKLHSDRLIHKTASGGVRMFLNDDASVRKAYREMQLTAARLELADFYVTVSRQIIGGIEFALGMFRGPGNSAVMMFGLGGILVEFSGHKSFALCPLSPVEALELIDDCSLGSLFKAYRGIRKAELAEKLVSFSKLAAVEEDIIEMDVNPLIAAEGGFYPADVRIFRKN from the coding sequence ATGCTTTCAAAAAGCCAGTCTCAGGAATCGCGGAACTCGAATGAAAAGGGAATTGAGTTCGCGAATCTCATTCATCCCGGGAGTCTCGCAGTCGTGGGCGCTACTGAAACAACCGGCAGGCTCGGCAATCTTATACTGAAGTCCATTGCCGATTTCGGCTACGGAGGGAGGCTGTTTCCTGTCAACCCGAAGCATGATACCGCTTTCTCGCTGAAATGCTACCATTCAATTGCGGACGCAACAGTGGAAAACGGCCGGCCCATAGACATGGCATATCTGGCGCTTCCGGAAGAACTTGCCGGCGATGCAATCTATCAGTGCCTTTCCGCGCATGTCCGGACTATAGTGATTCTCTCGTCATCGGTAGCGGGAATTTCATCAGATACGGATGAAGAAAGAAAACTGATTCATAAAGCACGCGAATCAGGCAGCATAATTCTTGGTCCCAACTGCCTTGGAATCCACAGCCCCTCCGGCGGTATAACGTTCAGTTCCAGGTTGAAGAACGCAGACGGTCCGTTAGTGTTCGTTTCACAGAGCGGCTCGATGTCCGAAATATTCGTTCTGTCGATGCAGGAAAGAGGGATAGGCGTTAAGGCCGCTGTGAGCACAGGCAACGAGCTTATGGTTTCCGCCGAGGATATTATTTCTTCGGCCGCTGCGAATGCAGATGTGAGCGTAATTGCAGTCTACGCAGAACAACTCAGGAATCCTGAACAATTTGTGGATATATGCCGATCCCTGCCGGCTGATGTAACTCTCATACTCTACAAGGCAGGCACGACCACCTCAGGCAGGAAGGCAGCCCTCTCGCATACCGGTGCCATAGGCGGAAGTTACGAAGCCTACAGGGCAATCGCAAAAAAAGGGAATGCCGTGCTCGTGGACTCTTATGGTGCGCTAGTCGATTCGGTTATCGCAGCGTCGGCATCCCGCAGGTTTGCCGGACGCCGGATAGGTGTTATTTCGGCGCCAGGCGGATTATGCGTGACGCTTTCCGATGCTCTTGAAAAGCATGGTTTTGAGTTGCCGAAATTTGACGGCAAGACTGTCGTCTCACTAAAAAAGCGGCTTAAGTTTAAGGGTAACCTGAGGAATCCGCTGGATCTGACTATGGCTGCAATTTCAAATCCGGATCTCTACAGGACATCTGCGTCTGAAATTGCAAGGACCCGCGATTTCGATGTGCTTGTTCTGGGCGCTCCCACTTCTTATTCAGTCATCCCCTTTGTAGAAAGGGTTGAACAGATTGCCTCGGAGACTTCTCTTCCCCTGGCTGTCGTATGGCAGGGGGATGATGATCCTGTCAGGGAAGGCACGGCCATGCTCAATCGTGCAGGAATCCCTGTGTTCGATTCCCCTGAAGCGCTTGCCTCCTCGATAGAAGTCATTGAAAATGCTGCTTCGAGGAAGAAGAGGAGAAAGTTCACTCTCAGACCGTTCTTTGGAACACACGCATATGCTGATGGCAGTCGCGGTTCCGGCGGAAGATGGCTTTCAACTGAGGAAATTGCAGAAATACTCCAGGCTTACGGCATTGGAAATTATACCGAATCAAAGGCAGACAGCATGCGCGATGCCGTGGAAAACGCAAAGTCTGCAGGCTTTCCCGCTGTGATGAAGCTGCATTCCGATAGACTGATACACAAAACAGCTTCGGGCGGCGTCAGGATGTTTCTGAACGACGATGCTTCCGTCAGGAAGGCGTACAGGGAAATGCAGTTGACTGCCGCCCGGCTTGAACTTGCAGACTTCTACGTGACTGTTTCCAGACAGATTATCGGAGGGATCGAATTTGCCCTGGGTATGTTCAGGGGGCCCGGCAATTCTGCCGTAATGATGTTTGGCCTGGGAGGCATCCTTGTTGAATTTTCGGGTCACAAGTCGTTTGCTCTCTGTCCACTTTCACCAGTCGAAGCCCTGGAACTGATAGATGATTGTTCTCTCGGATCACTCTTCAAAGCCTACCGTGGCATCAGAAAGGCTGAACTTGCGGAGAAGTTGGTCAGTTTCTCGAAACTCGCAGCAGTGGAGGAGGATATAATCGAGATGGACGTGAATCCCCTGATTGCGGCAGAAGGCGGTTTCTATCCCGCGGACGTCAGGATATTCAGGAAAAACTGA
- a CDS encoding HEAT repeat domain-containing protein — MNMDYEASVHEIKSRFELPFAKSQYARDLEFSINHLKLHLDVDLKEKKLEGRAEYDIEFTHNTVPEAIVLDAREMEILNVRVQGRNASFEHIGGRLHIFTSGEGRRKVEISIMYSCSPEAGLYFISPDNNNPKKPLQAWSQGEDEYSAYWFPCFDYPNMKYTTEMAITVDWDALAISNGRLLKVSEDKKRRKRTFHWSEGAPHSTYLNSIVAGTFSVIEDKWKNIPVTYYVQPGREEEGRLSFRKTPKMIEFFSRIIGVDYPYEKYSQVAVSGFIWGGMENISCTTQTDETLHDARSEVDFPSHGLVAHELAHQWWGDLLTAKDWSNIWLNEGFATFFDALFREHDIGADEMRAFLDQSAEIYFREDSENYRRPIVQRSYFVPAELFDRTTYQKGALVLHMLRKELGDESFFRSLSLYCKNNMFRNVETSDLIKAIEEATGRNLQWFFDQWVYRAGFPEFEIELKYEISEKKVRVIVRQVQKCDEQTPLFRIDLPFSIVYKEGRREDGKLEVRDREEIFEFETDERPLFVSIDPDNDILKKLKLSRPVEDALYQLKLGRTYEKILAARELSRKSEKRICEALAAELKGDNFWAAGEACAQALGKINRKESFDALLSSANAKDSRVRKAVVGAIGMFRERASAETLKRMFNDDSYAVASEAVTAFAKIDVAERDDVIRKAIEIPSHLDVIRQAAINSFTEFGDKDDIEFLKQFTLGNYGWRVRSAAIRTVAELGKEDKRVRQFIYRQLKDGELRYRQAAIEAAEIAGSRDAIPELETLIERERDGRLRRRAYDAITRIKGGAGNDSERKLRDEMDRVRSDVRELRASVDSLLKKFTDAGAKGKVTRKRK; from the coding sequence ATGAATATGGATTACGAAGCCTCAGTTCACGAGATCAAGAGCCGTTTTGAGCTTCCTTTTGCCAAATCACAATATGCAAGGGATCTTGAATTCAGCATCAACCATCTCAAACTGCACCTTGATGTTGATCTGAAGGAAAAGAAGCTCGAAGGCCGCGCAGAATACGACATTGAGTTCACTCACAACACTGTCCCGGAAGCAATTGTCCTGGACGCCAGGGAAATGGAAATCTTGAATGTCAGGGTGCAGGGGCGTAACGCTTCTTTCGAACACATCGGAGGCAGGTTGCATATCTTCACATCAGGTGAGGGGCGCAGGAAGGTTGAAATCAGCATTATGTACAGCTGCAGTCCTGAGGCAGGACTCTACTTCATTTCCCCTGACAATAACAACCCGAAGAAACCGCTTCAGGCATGGTCGCAGGGGGAGGATGAGTATTCTGCCTACTGGTTTCCCTGTTTCGACTATCCGAATATGAAATACACAACAGAAATGGCAATAACAGTGGATTGGGACGCGTTGGCAATTTCGAACGGCAGACTCCTGAAGGTGTCGGAAGACAAAAAGAGAAGAAAGAGAACATTCCACTGGAGCGAAGGCGCGCCGCATTCCACCTACCTTAACTCGATCGTGGCTGGCACTTTTTCAGTTATCGAGGACAAGTGGAAGAACATACCGGTAACATACTACGTTCAGCCGGGGAGGGAGGAGGAAGGGAGATTGTCTTTCCGGAAGACGCCAAAAATGATTGAATTCTTTTCCAGGATAATAGGAGTCGATTATCCCTATGAAAAGTACTCTCAGGTTGCAGTCTCGGGATTCATCTGGGGCGGAATGGAAAATATAAGCTGCACCACCCAGACAGATGAGACGCTTCACGATGCCAGATCTGAAGTCGATTTTCCAAGCCATGGCCTGGTTGCTCATGAGCTGGCACACCAGTGGTGGGGAGACCTTCTTACAGCGAAGGACTGGTCGAATATCTGGCTTAATGAAGGTTTCGCCACCTTCTTTGACGCGCTGTTCAGAGAACATGACATTGGAGCAGACGAGATGCGTGCATTCCTGGATCAGTCAGCCGAAATTTACTTCAGGGAAGACAGTGAAAACTACAGGAGGCCAATAGTCCAGCGTTCATACTTTGTTCCGGCTGAGCTGTTCGACAGAACGACATACCAGAAGGGTGCACTCGTTCTGCACATGCTGAGGAAGGAACTTGGTGACGAATCCTTTTTCAGATCGCTAAGCCTGTACTGCAAAAATAACATGTTCAGGAACGTCGAGACATCTGATCTGATAAAGGCGATTGAGGAGGCCACTGGCAGAAATTTGCAGTGGTTCTTCGATCAGTGGGTGTACAGGGCGGGGTTCCCCGAATTTGAAATCGAGCTGAAATACGAAATATCCGAGAAAAAGGTCAGGGTGATCGTCAGACAGGTCCAGAAATGCGACGAACAGACACCGCTGTTCAGGATCGACCTGCCTTTTTCGATCGTCTACAAAGAAGGAAGAAGAGAAGACGGAAAACTGGAAGTGAGAGACAGGGAGGAGATTTTTGAGTTTGAGACGGACGAAAGGCCGCTTTTTGTTAGCATAGACCCGGACAATGACATACTCAAAAAGCTGAAGCTCAGCAGACCTGTAGAAGATGCGCTTTATCAGTTGAAGCTGGGAAGAACTTACGAAAAAATACTTGCCGCTAGGGAACTTTCAAGGAAAAGCGAGAAAAGGATATGCGAAGCGCTTGCTGCGGAACTGAAAGGAGATAATTTCTGGGCTGCCGGGGAAGCCTGTGCCCAGGCACTTGGTAAAATCAACAGGAAGGAGTCGTTTGACGCCCTTCTCTCATCGGCAAATGCGAAGGACTCGAGAGTAAGGAAAGCGGTTGTCGGAGCGATCGGCATGTTCAGGGAGCGGGCATCCGCCGAAACACTGAAGAGGATGTTTAACGACGACAGCTACGCAGTCGCATCTGAAGCAGTGACCGCATTTGCAAAAATCGATGTGGCCGAAAGAGACGATGTCATCAGGAAGGCAATCGAAATACCGTCGCACCTCGATGTGATAAGACAGGCTGCGATTAACTCCTTTACTGAGTTCGGGGATAAAGACGATATCGAATTCCTGAAACAGTTCACCCTGGGGAACTACGGATGGAGGGTCAGGAGTGCTGCTATAAGAACGGTGGCTGAACTCGGGAAAGAGGACAAAAGGGTCAGGCAATTCATCTACAGACAGCTGAAGGACGGAGAACTGAGATACAGGCAGGCTGCAATCGAAGCTGCCGAGATAGCAGGAAGCAGAGATGCTATTCCGGAGCTTGAAACACTCATTGAAAGAGAACGGGATGGAAGACTGAGAAGAAGGGCATATGACGCGATAACCAGGATTAAGGGCGGTGCAGGAAATGATTCGGAGAGGAAATTGCGCGATGAGATGGACAGAGTTCGTTCGGATGTCAGGGAGCTGAGAGCGTCAGTCGATTCTCTGCTGAAGAAATTTACAGACGCAGGGGCAAAGGGGAAGGTCACCAGGAAGAGAAAATAG